Proteins from a single region of Streptomyces glaucescens:
- a CDS encoding helix-turn-helix transcriptional regulator, whose protein sequence is MTDRRLWSYKDIAAHIRVQPDTVRSYRKHGLLPPPDHVEGGKPYWYSDTIRAWVAARPGNRPRRDR, encoded by the coding sequence ATGACCGACCGAAGGCTCTGGTCCTACAAGGACATCGCGGCGCACATCCGGGTGCAGCCGGACACCGTGCGGTCCTACCGCAAGCACGGACTGCTGCCCCCGCCCGACCACGTCGAGGGCGGCAAGCCCTACTGGTACTCCGACACCATCCGCGCCTGGGTCGCCGCCCGCCCCGGCAACCGCCCCCGCAGAGACCGCTGA